In one window of Cytophagaceae bacterium ABcell3 DNA:
- a CDS encoding purine-nucleoside phosphorylase produces the protein MDQRYSEALRYIKRKYNATPDTGIILGTGLGGLVKDLNVELEIPYSSIPHFPLSTVEHHAGKLIFGTLGNKVVMAMQGRFHFYEGYSMFQITFPVRIMKLMGVENLFISNVSGGISNHMKKGDLVIIDDHINLQTANPLTGNNENSFGPRFPDMSEPYDQSLIEKALQICTEEGIVAHKGVYAAVNGPNLETRAEYRFLGRIGADIVGMSTVPEVIVAKHMSMKVFAISLITDECDPENLHPVSIDEIVEIATASEPKLTKVINKLIKSI, from the coding sequence ATGGACCAGCGATATTCAGAAGCCCTCCGATATATAAAAAGAAAATACAATGCCACTCCTGACACAGGTATAATACTGGGCACAGGTTTAGGAGGCCTTGTCAAGGATTTAAATGTTGAGCTAGAAATTCCTTATTCAAGCATCCCGCACTTTCCCCTTAGTACAGTAGAACATCATGCAGGTAAATTGATTTTTGGAACGTTAGGCAACAAAGTAGTGATGGCCATGCAGGGCCGCTTCCATTTTTATGAAGGATACAGTATGTTCCAAATCACCTTTCCTGTAAGGATAATGAAATTAATGGGAGTTGAAAACTTATTCATTTCCAATGTTTCTGGCGGTATATCTAACCACATGAAAAAAGGAGATTTGGTAATTATAGATGACCATATTAACCTCCAGACAGCAAACCCACTAACAGGGAACAACGAAAACAGCTTTGGGCCACGTTTTCCGGACATGAGCGAACCATACGACCAAAGCTTGATAGAAAAAGCCCTTCAGATTTGTACGGAAGAAGGAATTGTGGCACACAAAGGAGTTTATGCAGCCGTGAATGGCCCAAACTTGGAGACAAGGGCAGAGTATCGTTTTTTAGGAAGAATAGGTGCAGATATAGTAGGTATGTCTACCGTGCCTGAGGTTATCGTAGCAAAACACATGAGCATGAAAGTTTTTGCTATCTCACTAATAACCGATGAGTGTGATCCAGAAAATCTTCACCCTGTAAGCATAGATGAAATAGTGGAAATTGCTACCGCTTCAGAACCTAAGCTTACCAAAGTCATTAACAAACTAATAAAATCAATTTGA
- a CDS encoding prolyl oligopeptidase family serine peptidase: MILKHLSKKSEIGLNYLLYLPDGYSEHTPGEFPIIFFLHGAGERGNNLELLTTQGLPAIIESQSSFPFIVVSPQCPSGTYWSVTILKSFIDEVLHDLKPDLNRVYITGISMGGYGTWTLAINYPEIFAAAIPICGGGDPESAHKIKSLPVWAFHGAKDNIVPPWETENMVKALQEAGGNVKLTIYPDEAHDSWTKTYANPEVYEWLLSHEKKN, from the coding sequence ATGATCCTGAAACATTTATCGAAGAAATCAGAAATCGGCTTAAATTACTTGCTTTATTTACCAGATGGATATTCAGAACATACCCCTGGGGAGTTTCCTATAATTTTTTTCCTTCATGGCGCTGGTGAAAGGGGCAACAATCTTGAACTGTTAACTACACAAGGCTTACCGGCAATAATAGAATCACAAAGCAGTTTCCCTTTTATAGTGGTTTCGCCTCAATGTCCTTCTGGCACTTACTGGTCAGTAACGATACTGAAAAGTTTTATAGATGAAGTACTACACGACCTTAAGCCTGACCTAAACAGGGTTTATATAACAGGTATTAGCATGGGAGGTTATGGCACATGGACATTGGCCATAAACTATCCAGAGATTTTTGCGGCTGCCATCCCAATTTGCGGTGGAGGGGATCCGGAATCAGCCCATAAAATCAAAAGCCTTCCTGTATGGGCATTTCATGGTGCAAAAGACAACATTGTCCCGCCATGGGAAACCGAAAACATGGTCAAGGCACTCCAAGAAGCAGGAGGAAACGTAAAGCTTACAATATATCCTGATGAAGCTCACGATTCATGGACTAAGACATATGCGAACCCGGAGGTTTACGAATGGTTATTATCTCATGAGAAAAAAAATTAA
- a CDS encoding T9SS type A sorting domain-containing protein yields the protein MFRITFFKLFLTFCFAYFKTQGQELVRYEASGFSGEHLIHKEEEALNASGLDYGATGSSSSCSHVRFHRTRFNYSSLEEASGGGGYVEFSLVPDDGQYLVLAELSVTHLRRSGTGPEKSILSYSLDDGETWSYQNSTQDVPVSACGDLTDYHAAFPLNNLIANNQVKFRFTAWDAESASGIFTFSEIIVKGTLRSETDEHLPAPRSQASSITFSEITHQSMQVSWTSGNGEGRIVVVNTENAFSEPVDGEDPAADPVYRGSGQQVVYNGGGDKVTIEGLEQYKHYWVRVYEYNNYGPYIKYRINQVAGNPAFMHTAHDPECSGPSCAERLYSANSGLQTSNPATNTQLWTSSEEGEGLPYFFGSPYVDFVVKNGHKVVHRSSDFDMKDLVVEEGGHFLTERESNIPIYVNIFGDIICRGTIGHEEQFDAISFGIEDGTHNIKGEGSFNCARIRKNNRRSGNGVSSLRIQADVKLWWSSSAALFNDRAALDSYFDVTVERGAKVFSAGDISIDGIAGGASGERGGRIAVHGALESNGTVFLSNNNDTQPTEIRVEENGIVRCHKLGCAPSGPAGASLTVENSGILELTSADNPFLDFSEINNVFDLLPGSIVSYASNENQYVNQALNYQTLQFSGEGEKFIQDSLRVKGDLVVTGASLHFSNYMTFVEGNLHTEGSCVFDGVLSFCGNKRQYVNGPVYGSDVVIDNIEGVVLTDSFLVSGVLTLKTGRLSTDGMLVVDLSSGAISGAGKGNMNGGVTLRKGIGRGHYFYFSAPLPGIMLQQVHENVGIGSGPAANFYYYDETIPDPDKEVGWTPVSDFSTELNSGQGYALYLQKPQELIFWGNYDHALEHAEAVLPNTPSGNPDADGWHLVGNPYPSAIDFESDAWTLDNIGKTIYIYTVPTEEDWYEEGDGYWNTYVRGGGSLNGGSRYIGSMQGFWIKVTAEGGNGRFRIPRQARIVHENPPVLRRGVSVPFLKLAAGKKEGGFRDETLIRFSDDATNGFDSELDSYKFLNSAGLTSIYSVVDDKKLSVNTLEYGNDTIRVPLTAFFPEDGEFVLQLDSYALLQDHFDVVLEDKQDGKRIDLLRDSIYTFTSKSDIVDNRFVLHFYNKHSTLSAEHISDRNLNVYAFEREIVVDSEGFNSSEMEVSIYDVSGVQRFYTKLPNNKEQKHIINPGLKEGIYLVKVLVGKHFYSNKVVLVGS from the coding sequence ATGTTCAGGATAACTTTTTTTAAACTTTTTTTGACATTTTGTTTTGCTTATTTCAAAACTCAGGGGCAGGAACTTGTTAGGTATGAGGCCTCTGGATTTTCTGGTGAGCACCTTATCCATAAAGAGGAAGAAGCTTTAAACGCCTCTGGTCTTGATTATGGAGCTACAGGATCTTCTTCGTCATGCTCTCATGTAAGGTTTCACCGAACGAGGTTTAACTATTCCTCATTAGAAGAGGCTTCTGGTGGTGGGGGATATGTTGAGTTTTCATTAGTGCCGGACGATGGGCAATATCTTGTACTTGCAGAACTATCAGTTACCCATTTGCGTAGGTCTGGCACTGGGCCTGAAAAGTCTATCCTGTCTTATAGTCTAGATGATGGGGAAACATGGAGTTACCAGAACAGTACACAGGATGTTCCTGTTTCAGCTTGTGGTGATTTAACAGATTACCATGCTGCTTTCCCTTTGAATAATTTGATTGCTAATAATCAAGTGAAGTTTCGGTTTACCGCTTGGGATGCAGAGAGCGCTTCTGGAATCTTCACTTTTTCGGAAATAATTGTTAAAGGGACGCTAAGGTCAGAAACGGATGAGCATTTACCGGCGCCTAGAAGTCAAGCTTCTTCAATTACATTCTCCGAAATCACGCACCAGTCCATGCAGGTTTCATGGACAAGTGGTAATGGAGAAGGACGGATCGTGGTTGTTAACACTGAAAACGCTTTTTCTGAGCCTGTAGACGGAGAGGATCCTGCGGCTGATCCTGTGTATAGAGGTAGTGGACAGCAGGTGGTTTACAATGGCGGAGGGGACAAGGTGACCATTGAAGGGCTTGAACAGTATAAGCATTATTGGGTAAGGGTGTATGAATATAATAATTATGGTCCTTATATAAAATACCGGATCAATCAAGTGGCTGGTAATCCAGCCTTTATGCACACTGCACACGATCCGGAATGTTCAGGACCTTCTTGTGCTGAAAGACTTTATTCTGCAAACTCTGGTCTGCAAACATCAAACCCTGCTACTAATACTCAATTGTGGACTTCGAGTGAAGAGGGGGAAGGATTGCCATATTTTTTTGGAAGCCCTTATGTTGATTTTGTGGTTAAAAATGGTCACAAGGTGGTGCATAGGAGCTCCGATTTTGACATGAAAGACCTTGTTGTTGAAGAAGGTGGCCACTTTTTGACCGAACGGGAAAGCAATATCCCTATTTATGTCAATATTTTTGGAGACATTATATGTCGTGGAACGATAGGGCATGAAGAGCAATTTGATGCGATCTCGTTTGGGATTGAAGATGGAACCCATAATATTAAGGGAGAAGGTAGTTTTAATTGCGCAAGAATTAGAAAGAACAACAGAAGGTCAGGGAATGGGGTGTCTTCTTTGAGAATACAGGCTGATGTTAAGTTGTGGTGGTCTTCTTCGGCTGCTTTGTTCAATGACCGAGCTGCTCTAGATAGCTATTTTGATGTAACGGTTGAGAGGGGGGCAAAGGTTTTTTCGGCAGGGGATATTTCAATAGATGGTATTGCCGGAGGTGCCAGTGGTGAAAGAGGCGGGCGCATTGCCGTGCATGGTGCACTTGAATCAAATGGGACTGTGTTTTTGTCAAACAACAATGATACGCAGCCAACAGAAATAAGGGTGGAAGAAAACGGTATTGTAAGGTGCCATAAGCTTGGCTGTGCCCCTAGTGGACCGGCTGGCGCTAGCTTGACCGTAGAAAACTCTGGTATTCTTGAGCTAACAAGTGCTGACAATCCATTTTTAGATTTCTCGGAAATTAACAATGTCTTTGACTTGCTTCCTGGGAGTATAGTTTCTTACGCTTCCAATGAAAACCAGTATGTGAACCAAGCTTTAAATTACCAGACATTACAATTTAGCGGTGAAGGAGAAAAGTTTATCCAGGATTCTCTGAGGGTAAAAGGAGACTTGGTGGTTACGGGCGCTTCATTACATTTTAGTAATTACATGACTTTTGTTGAGGGCAATTTGCATACAGAAGGCTCATGTGTGTTTGACGGGGTATTGTCTTTTTGTGGAAATAAAAGGCAGTATGTTAATGGCCCAGTGTATGGTAGTGATGTAGTAATAGATAATATAGAAGGGGTAGTTTTAACAGACTCTTTCTTGGTTAGTGGCGTATTGACCTTAAAAACGGGCAGGTTATCTACTGATGGAATGCTGGTTGTTGATTTAAGTTCTGGTGCTATCAGCGGCGCGGGCAAAGGTAATATGAACGGAGGGGTGACGTTACGAAAAGGTATCGGCAGGGGGCACTATTTTTATTTTTCTGCACCACTTCCAGGGATAATGTTGCAGCAAGTGCACGAAAATGTAGGAATAGGTTCAGGTCCTGCTGCTAATTTTTATTATTATGACGAAACTATTCCTGACCCTGATAAAGAAGTGGGGTGGACTCCTGTTTCAGATTTTAGTACTGAGCTAAATTCAGGCCAAGGGTATGCTTTGTATTTACAAAAGCCTCAAGAACTCATTTTTTGGGGTAATTATGATCATGCTTTAGAGCATGCAGAAGCTGTTCTGCCTAATACGCCGTCTGGAAACCCTGATGCCGATGGATGGCATTTGGTAGGGAATCCATATCCTTCTGCTATAGATTTTGAGTCTGATGCCTGGACCTTAGATAATATCGGTAAAACGATTTACATCTATACGGTACCTACGGAAGAGGATTGGTATGAAGAGGGAGATGGATACTGGAATACCTACGTCAGGGGAGGTGGAAGCCTAAACGGAGGTAGTCGGTACATAGGGTCTATGCAAGGGTTCTGGATCAAGGTTACTGCAGAGGGGGGAAATGGTCGGTTTAGGATACCGCGCCAGGCCAGGATTGTTCATGAAAATCCGCCCGTGTTAAGACGGGGAGTATCTGTACCTTTTTTAAAGTTGGCTGCAGGGAAAAAGGAGGGAGGTTTTCGGGACGAGACGTTAATACGTTTTTCTGATGATGCGACTAATGGTTTTGACTCGGAACTAGATTCGTATAAATTTTTAAACTCTGCTGGTTTGACTTCTATATACTCGGTAGTTGATGATAAGAAGTTGTCGGTAAATACATTGGAATATGGCAATGACACTATACGTGTGCCTTTAACTGCTTTTTTTCCAGAGGATGGGGAGTTTGTTCTGCAGCTCGATTCTTATGCGCTTTTGCAAGACCATTTTGATGTGGTGTTGGAAGATAAGCAGGATGGTAAACGAATTGACTTGTTGAGAGACTCCATTTATACTTTTACTTCAAAAAGTGATATTGTAGACAATAGATTTGTGCTACACTTTTATAATAAGCATTCAACTTTAAGTGCAGAGCATATAAGTGATAGAAATCTTAATGTTTACGCTTTTGAAAGGGAAATTGTAGTGGACAGCGAAGGGTTTAATTCTTCTGAAATGGAAGTGTCTATCTATGACGTTTCTGGCGTTCAGCGCTTCTATACAAAACTACCTAATAACAAGGAGCAAAAACACATAATCAATCCGGGGCTAAAAGAAGGTATATATTTGGTTAAGGTTTTAGTAGGTAAACATTTTTATAGTAATAAAGTTGTACTGGTTGGTTCTTAA
- a CDS encoding dodecin domain-containing protein, translating into MRIHKVVDIISTSYQSFTDAAQNALTVAAEKGNIKNIQLNELNDNTLDGQTISYEVSIKVTFQ; encoded by the coding sequence ATGCGTATCCATAAAGTGGTAGACATCATTTCTACTTCCTACCAAAGTTTTACTGATGCAGCTCAAAATGCTTTGACAGTAGCTGCTGAAAAAGGCAACATTAAAAACATTCAATTAAACGAACTAAATGATAATACCTTAGACGGACAGACAATATCCTATGAAGTGAGTATCAAGGTTACTTTCCAATAA
- a CDS encoding HIT domain-containing protein has translation MVSCPFCNVSENDAFFSSSNFLAIYNLAPILPGHSLIIPRKHKESLFELSDDELGEFMKLGRDVAKILSYELNTDAFDWTIQEKEAAGQTVPHLHLHVIPRRLNDLPSPGDWFQELEKSKAEDSRKRKKLSCDQLSAITKRLKGVAEGLKKK, from the coding sequence ATGGTTTCTTGTCCTTTTTGTAATGTTTCTGAAAATGATGCTTTTTTTAGCAGCTCTAATTTTTTGGCAATTTATAATTTGGCACCTATCCTTCCAGGGCACTCTCTGATCATTCCTCGTAAACATAAAGAAAGCTTGTTTGAGTTAAGTGATGATGAGCTTGGGGAGTTTATGAAACTGGGTCGAGATGTGGCTAAAATACTGTCTTATGAGCTGAATACAGACGCTTTTGACTGGACTATCCAAGAGAAGGAAGCAGCTGGGCAAACCGTCCCTCATTTGCATTTACATGTTATTCCTAGAAGACTTAATGACTTGCCTAGTCCAGGGGACTGGTTTCAAGAACTTGAAAAAAGCAAGGCAGAAGACAGTAGGAAAAGGAAGAAGCTTTCCTGTGATCAGTTGAGTGCTATAACTAAAAGATTGAAAGGAGTGGCAGAAGGTTTGAAGAAAAAATAG
- a CDS encoding dodecin family protein, whose translation MSIVKVVEVIATSDKSFSDAAQNAVNEAARTGGQVKSVYIQEMNGKVTDNKITSFGVNAKITFHEEELVE comes from the coding sequence ATGAGTATAGTAAAAGTGGTAGAAGTAATAGCGACCTCGGACAAAAGTTTCTCTGATGCGGCCCAAAACGCAGTGAATGAAGCAGCAAGAACAGGAGGTCAGGTAAAGTCTGTTTACATTCAGGAAATGAACGGAAAAGTAACCGATAATAAAATAACTTCTTTTGGTGTCAATGCAAAAATTACATTTCACGAAGAAGAGTTAGTAGAATAA
- a CDS encoding SDR family oxidoreductase, protein MKRFDKKVIVITGASSGIGRATALEFAKQGASVVLAARRGDALEQVAEECRSLGGKAMAVALDVTYENDVKNMASRAIHEFGHIDVWVNNAAVSLMGPFEDMPTEDMKRVMDINLFGYINGAKAVLPHFRQRKKGTLINVSSAVSITGQPFSMGYTTSKFAIRGFSLSLEQELSDEKDIHVCTVYPGVIDTPIFNQAANYMGRAVKAPGPAMDAKEVAEAIVSLAIFPRKEVSVGAVSKVSGVLKTLVPNVYDKQYRKVIFKNHFNEHASEPSKGNLYEPMRQYAQVSGGWQNNKEEQEKNGIGKKILAGTVLAGAALGAFLLAGKNGQPVKEEREVAENPDNADRVYP, encoded by the coding sequence ATGAAAAGATTTGACAAGAAAGTGATCGTGATAACTGGCGCTTCCAGTGGTATAGGTCGTGCGACAGCTTTAGAGTTTGCCAAGCAAGGAGCTTCTGTGGTACTTGCTGCCCGTCGTGGTGATGCTTTGGAGCAAGTTGCAGAAGAGTGTAGATCCCTTGGGGGAAAAGCTATGGCTGTAGCACTTGACGTTACCTATGAAAATGATGTCAAAAATATGGCAAGTAGGGCTATCCATGAATTTGGCCATATTGATGTTTGGGTGAACAATGCAGCCGTTTCTTTAATGGGGCCGTTTGAGGATATGCCAACAGAAGACATGAAACGTGTAATGGATATAAACCTCTTTGGCTATATTAATGGGGCTAAGGCTGTCCTGCCACATTTCAGGCAGCGGAAAAAAGGTACCCTTATTAATGTGTCTTCTGCAGTAAGTATCACTGGGCAGCCTTTCTCTATGGGCTACACTACTAGTAAATTTGCCATTAGAGGATTTAGCCTGAGCCTTGAGCAAGAGCTGTCCGATGAAAAAGATATTCATGTGTGCACTGTGTATCCAGGAGTAATTGATACCCCGATTTTTAACCAAGCAGCCAACTATATGGGAAGGGCTGTTAAGGCTCCTGGTCCTGCCATGGATGCTAAGGAGGTTGCTGAAGCTATTGTGAGCTTAGCCATTTTCCCAAGAAAAGAAGTTTCTGTAGGTGCTGTGTCTAAAGTTTCAGGTGTACTGAAAACACTTGTCCCTAATGTTTATGATAAGCAATACCGGAAGGTTATTTTTAAAAATCATTTTAACGAACATGCGTCAGAACCTTCAAAAGGTAACCTGTATGAACCTATGAGACAATATGCTCAAGTAAGTGGGGGCTGGCAAAACAATAAAGAAGAGCAAGAGAAAAATGGAATTGGAAAGAAAATTTTGGCGGGAACAGTTTTGGCGGGAGCTGCTTTGGGAGCATTTTTGCTTGCTGGGAAAAACGGACAACCTGTGAAAGAGGAAAGAGAGGTGGCTGAGAATCCCGATAATGCCGATAGGGTATATCCTTAA